The Hymenobacter sp. DG01 genome has a segment encoding these proteins:
- a CDS encoding ribonucleoside-diphosphate reductase subunit alpha has translation MLVIKRDGRRESVKFDKVTARIEKLCYGLNQNFISPIEVAKKVIDGIYDGVTTVELDNLAAETAASLTTKHPDYAILAARIAVSNLHKVTSKSFSSTMKRLHTYEDPKTGENASLIAQDVWEIVHAHAATLDSAIIYDRDYNYDYFGFKTLERSYLLRLDGKVVERPQHMLMRVAVGIHKEDIASAIETYNLMSERWFTHATPTLFNAGTPKPQLSSCFLLTMKDDSIEGIYDTLKNCALISQSAGGIGLAVHNVRATGSYIKGTNGTSNGLTPMLKVFNDTARYVDQGGGKRKGAFAIYLEPWHADIFDFLDLKKNHGKEEMRARDLFYALWTPDLFMKRVEANGDWTLMCPNECPGLDECYGEEFERLYQKYEREGRGRKTIKAQDLWFAILESQTETGTPYMLFKDAANNKSNQKNLGTIKSSNLCTEIMEYTDKDEVAVCNLASLALPRYVRPDEAGNLIFDHQKLYEVTYHATMNLNKVIDINYYPVAEAERSNRRHRPIGLGVQGLADTFIALRMPFESDEAAGLNKDIFETIYFAAMTASKDLAIKDGHYETFPGSPLSKGQFQFDMWGVTPESGRWDWETLRAQVMEHGVRNSLLVAPMPTASTAQILGNNESFEPYTSNIYVRRVLSGEFMVVNKHLLKDLVKLGLWNDQMKNAIIAANGSVQDIPNIPQNIKDLYKTVWEISQRRIIDMSADRGAYICQSQSLNLHVLNVNFGKLTSMHFHSWKKGLKTGMYYLRTKAAVDAIKFTVQKQAAETLEPLNVSAQNASDMACSLDNPDACEACGS, from the coding sequence ATGTTGGTAATCAAACGCGACGGCCGCCGCGAGTCCGTGAAATTCGATAAAGTCACGGCCCGCATCGAAAAGCTCTGCTACGGGCTCAACCAGAACTTCATTTCCCCGATTGAGGTAGCCAAGAAGGTTATCGACGGCATTTACGACGGCGTAACTACCGTGGAGCTGGATAACCTGGCAGCCGAAACGGCGGCCTCGCTCACGACCAAGCACCCCGACTACGCCATTCTGGCCGCGCGCATTGCCGTGAGCAACCTGCACAAGGTCACCAGCAAGTCGTTCAGCAGCACCATGAAGCGGCTGCACACCTACGAGGACCCCAAGACGGGCGAAAACGCCTCGCTGATTGCCCAGGACGTATGGGAAATCGTGCATGCCCACGCGGCTACCCTCGACTCGGCCATTATCTACGACCGGGACTACAACTACGACTACTTCGGCTTCAAGACCCTGGAGCGCTCCTACCTGCTGCGCCTCGATGGCAAGGTAGTAGAGCGGCCCCAGCACATGCTGATGCGCGTGGCCGTGGGTATTCACAAGGAAGACATTGCGTCGGCCATTGAAACATATAACCTGATGAGCGAGCGGTGGTTTACCCACGCTACGCCTACCCTCTTCAATGCCGGTACGCCCAAGCCCCAGCTCAGCTCGTGCTTCCTGCTCACGATGAAGGATGACTCGATTGAGGGCATTTACGACACGCTGAAGAATTGCGCCCTGATTTCGCAGAGCGCCGGTGGTATTGGCCTGGCCGTGCACAACGTGCGCGCCACGGGCTCTTACATCAAAGGCACCAACGGCACCTCCAACGGCCTCACACCCATGCTGAAGGTGTTCAACGATACGGCCCGCTACGTGGACCAGGGCGGCGGCAAGCGCAAGGGTGCTTTCGCTATTTACCTGGAGCCTTGGCACGCCGATATCTTCGACTTCCTGGACCTGAAAAAGAACCACGGCAAGGAGGAGATGCGCGCCCGCGACTTGTTCTACGCCCTCTGGACGCCCGACCTGTTCATGAAGCGCGTGGAAGCCAACGGCGACTGGACGCTGATGTGCCCCAACGAGTGCCCCGGCCTCGATGAGTGCTACGGCGAGGAGTTCGAGCGCCTCTACCAGAAGTATGAGCGTGAGGGCCGCGGCCGCAAAACCATTAAGGCCCAGGACCTGTGGTTTGCCATTCTGGAAAGCCAGACCGAGACCGGCACGCCCTACATGCTGTTCAAGGACGCCGCCAACAACAAGAGCAACCAGAAAAACCTCGGTACCATTAAGTCGTCGAACTTGTGCACCGAGATTATGGAGTACACCGACAAGGACGAGGTAGCCGTGTGCAACCTGGCCTCGTTGGCCCTGCCCCGCTACGTGCGCCCCGACGAAGCCGGTAACCTGATCTTCGACCACCAGAAGCTCTACGAGGTAACCTACCACGCCACGATGAACCTCAATAAGGTCATCGACATCAACTACTACCCCGTAGCCGAAGCTGAACGCAGCAACCGCCGCCACCGCCCCATCGGGCTGGGCGTGCAGGGGCTCGCCGATACGTTCATTGCCCTGCGCATGCCCTTCGAGAGCGACGAGGCAGCGGGCCTGAACAAGGATATCTTCGAGACCATCTACTTCGCGGCCATGACGGCCTCCAAGGACCTAGCCATCAAGGACGGGCACTACGAAACCTTCCCCGGCTCGCCGCTGAGCAAGGGCCAGTTCCAGTTCGATATGTGGGGCGTAACGCCGGAGTCGGGCCGCTGGGATTGGGAAACGCTGCGTGCTCAGGTAATGGAGCACGGCGTACGTAACTCCCTGCTGGTAGCGCCCATGCCCACAGCTTCTACGGCCCAGATTCTGGGTAACAACGAGTCGTTTGAGCCCTACACCTCCAACATTTATGTGCGCCGCGTGCTGAGCGGGGAGTTCATGGTGGTGAACAAGCACCTGCTCAAGGACCTGGTGAAGCTGGGCCTGTGGAACGACCAGATGAAGAACGCCATCATTGCCGCCAACGGCTCGGTGCAGGACATCCCGAACATTCCGCAGAACATCAAGGACTTGTACAAGACGGTGTGGGAGATTTCGCAGCGCCGCATTATTGATATGTCGGCCGACCGCGGCGCGTACATCTGCCAGAGCCAGAGCCTGAACCTGCACGTGCTGAACGTGAACTTCGGTAAGCTCACCAGCATGCACTTCCACAGCTGGAAGAAGGGCCTGAAAACCGGCATGTACTACCTGCGCACCAAAGCTGCCGTGGATGCCATCAAGTTCACGGTGCAAAAGCAAGCCGCCGAGACCCTGGAGCCGCTGAACGTATCGGCCCAGAACGCCTCCGACATGGCCTGCTCCCTGGATAATCCAG
- a CDS encoding CotH kinase family protein codes for MLQLFTKRVFLLAGIATALGTSAVHGADTLSIASRFYHIDAKKKIIIVNQNTDLINTESTHTKSHLALDDAYVFEQPVQSIQTDSSYKVRLANTAYTVYFTQLPILRVATRKDIVDSPSVYAQFSLVEPSGKVTESGMGIEIRGGWSQTYPKKSFELSFWADTTGASSADVSLLGMRTDNKYNLQAMYNEPLRLRSKVANELWQEIHQIYYKNQEPEAKNGIAIQYVEVFINEEYRGIYALSERIDRKQLKLKKYNNGITGELYKGGAREEGTDFTGLPPFSNTSEIWGGFEYKHPEEKIDWTNLHRFVEFVHKSSDQDFFAGYQQKFNLNNAVDYFILLNLTRATDNTAKNLYIAKYKQGEPYYYVPWDLDGVFGTDWRGYETGTVDDILSNGFYDRLQQDCSPNGFRARLRSRWAELRTSVITETHIMDKFRTTMGYLAANNAYERENLAWAQFEAKEDQLEYTATWLQNRLRFLDATFSQSCSPALAATPSAAANALKLYPNPAEDYLMVEAGAGTQELSIRDLSGRVVLQATLQGPRNRVDVRALRKGLYVATIKTGALIRTEKLVLN; via the coding sequence ATGCTTCAACTCTTTACTAAACGTGTATTTCTACTTGCCGGTATTGCCACTGCATTGGGCACCAGCGCCGTACACGGGGCCGACACCCTCTCCATTGCCTCCCGGTTTTATCACATTGACGCTAAAAAGAAAATCATCATCGTTAATCAGAACACGGACCTGATTAACACGGAAAGCACCCACACCAAAAGCCACCTCGCGCTGGATGACGCGTACGTGTTTGAGCAGCCCGTGCAAAGCATCCAGACGGATTCTTCCTATAAAGTCCGGCTGGCCAACACGGCCTATACGGTGTACTTTACCCAGCTCCCGATTCTGCGCGTTGCTACCCGGAAGGATATCGTGGACAGCCCGTCGGTGTACGCGCAGTTCTCGCTGGTAGAGCCCAGTGGCAAGGTTACGGAATCCGGCATGGGCATAGAAATACGCGGGGGCTGGAGCCAGACCTACCCCAAAAAGTCATTCGAGCTGAGCTTCTGGGCCGACACCACGGGGGCCAGCTCGGCCGACGTGAGCCTGCTGGGCATGCGCACCGACAATAAGTACAACCTGCAGGCCATGTACAACGAGCCCCTGCGCCTACGCAGCAAGGTGGCCAACGAGCTGTGGCAGGAGATACACCAGATCTACTACAAGAACCAGGAGCCCGAGGCCAAAAACGGCATTGCCATTCAGTACGTGGAGGTCTTCATCAACGAGGAGTACCGGGGCATTTACGCCCTGAGTGAGCGGATTGACCGCAAGCAGCTCAAGCTTAAGAAATACAACAACGGTATTACCGGTGAGCTGTACAAGGGCGGAGCCCGCGAAGAAGGCACTGATTTCACGGGCCTGCCCCCGTTCAGCAACACCAGCGAAATCTGGGGCGGATTTGAATACAAGCACCCTGAGGAAAAGATAGACTGGACCAACCTCCACCGCTTCGTGGAGTTTGTGCACAAGAGTTCTGACCAGGATTTCTTCGCCGGCTACCAGCAGAAGTTCAACCTCAATAACGCCGTCGATTATTTCATTCTCCTGAACCTGACGCGGGCCACCGACAACACGGCCAAGAACCTCTACATCGCCAAGTACAAGCAGGGCGAGCCGTACTACTACGTGCCCTGGGACCTGGATGGTGTGTTCGGCACGGACTGGCGGGGCTATGAAACCGGTACCGTGGACGATATTCTCTCCAACGGCTTCTACGACCGGCTGCAGCAAGACTGCTCGCCCAACGGATTCCGGGCGCGCCTGCGCAGCCGCTGGGCCGAGCTGCGGACTTCGGTTATCACGGAGACTCACATCATGGACAAGTTCCGGACGACGATGGGCTACCTGGCGGCCAACAATGCCTACGAGCGGGAAAACCTGGCCTGGGCCCAGTTCGAGGCCAAGGAAGACCAGCTGGAGTACACCGCTACCTGGCTGCAGAACCGCCTGCGCTTCCTGGATGCCACTTTCAGTCAGTCGTGCAGCCCGGCTCTGGCCGCTACCCCCTCTGCGGCTGCCAACGCCCTGAAGCTCTACCCCAACCCCGCCGAGGACTACCTGATGGTGGAAGCCGGGGCAGGCACCCAGGAGTTGAGCATCCGGGATTTGAGTGGGCGAGTGGTGCTGCAGGCTACCCTGCAGGGCCCGCGCAACCGGGTAGATGTCCGGGCTCTGCGCAAGGGCCTGTACGTGGCTACTATCAAAACAGGGGCGCTGATCCGGACGGAAAAGCTGGTGCTTAACTAG
- a CDS encoding metallophosphoesterase has product MNFQFRGIFWCVWLLLVSGLLPLSAHAQRFAAIGDYGYAGPAERDVADLVKSWDPDFIITLGDNNYDYGDSLTIDQNIGQYYHAYIHQYKGRYGPSASTNRFFPSLGNHDYYTRNGEAYRDYFTLPGNGRYYDFVRGNVHFFALNSDPNEPDGIDADSRQAQWLRTALAASKSRWKVVYLHHAPYSSGAHGSSQVMQWPFQQWGASMVLAGHDHHYERLMVDGLPYFVNGLGGRSLYRVKTQRLPQSQLVFNADYGAMLLTATSDSLALQFFTRKRTLIDTYVLHRAPSPVAKLYLTGPNPFQTDTRLEFYLPAASVVKLRVINAIGQEVARLYDGPATRGWHELNWLRNSLPAGLYYLQLTGNGLSQVEQVVIQ; this is encoded by the coding sequence ATGAATTTCCAGTTCCGCGGTATTTTCTGGTGCGTTTGGCTCCTGCTGGTTTCCGGCCTGCTGCCCCTTTCAGCCCACGCACAGCGCTTTGCCGCCATCGGGGATTATGGCTATGCCGGCCCGGCCGAGCGCGACGTAGCCGACCTGGTAAAAAGCTGGGACCCGGATTTCATCATTACCCTCGGCGACAACAACTATGATTATGGCGACTCTCTGACCATTGACCAGAACATTGGTCAATACTACCACGCCTACATTCATCAGTACAAGGGCCGCTACGGTCCCAGCGCTTCTACCAACCGGTTCTTTCCCTCCCTCGGCAACCACGACTACTACACGCGCAACGGCGAGGCCTACCGCGACTACTTTACGCTGCCCGGCAATGGCCGCTACTATGATTTTGTGCGGGGCAACGTACACTTCTTCGCGCTCAACAGCGACCCAAACGAGCCCGACGGCATTGATGCCGATTCACGGCAGGCACAATGGCTACGCACGGCGCTGGCGGCTTCCAAATCACGCTGGAAAGTGGTGTATCTGCACCACGCCCCCTACTCCTCCGGAGCACACGGCAGCTCCCAGGTAATGCAGTGGCCTTTCCAGCAGTGGGGCGCTTCCATGGTACTGGCTGGCCACGACCACCACTACGAGCGGCTGATGGTGGATGGGCTGCCCTACTTTGTGAATGGCCTTGGGGGCCGGAGCTTGTACCGGGTGAAAACCCAGCGCCTGCCGCAAAGCCAGCTTGTATTTAACGCCGATTACGGAGCCATGCTCCTGACCGCCACTTCCGACAGTCTGGCCCTGCAGTTCTTTACCCGCAAACGGACCCTGATTGACACCTACGTGCTGCACCGGGCCCCCAGTCCCGTTGCCAAGCTCTACCTTACTGGCCCCAACCCCTTCCAGACGGATACCCGCCTGGAGTTTTATCTGCCAGCGGCCTCCGTGGTTAAGCTGCGGGTTATCAATGCCATCGGGCAGGAAGTGGCCCGCCTCTACGATGGCCCCGCTACCCGGGGCTGGCACGAGCTAAACTGGCTGCGCAACTCCCTGCCGGCCGGGCTGTACTACCTGCAGCTAACGGGCAATGGCCTCTCGCAGGTAGAGCAGGTCGTTATACAGTAA
- a CDS encoding ribonucleoside-diphosphate reductase small subunit, translated as MEPLLTENPNRFVLFPIQHNDVWQMYKKAEASFWTAEEIDLGQDQKDWDSLNDGERHFISHVLAFFAASDGIVNENLAVNFMQEVQMAEARCFYGFQVMMENIHSETYSLLIDTYIKDAKQKDHLFNALETVPCVKKKGEWAIKWINSENFTERLIAFAAVEGIFFSGSFCSIFWLKKRGLMPGLTFSNELISRDEGLHCDFACLLYKDHLVNKLPEARVHEIIRDAVQIEQEFVTDALPVNLIGMNAQLMSQYIEFVADRLLDALGYSKIYGATNPFDFMEMISLQGKTNFFEKRVGEYQKAGVLSERTSNAFSLDEDF; from the coding sequence ATGGAACCTCTGCTTACTGAGAACCCTAACCGCTTCGTCCTCTTCCCCATTCAGCACAACGATGTGTGGCAGATGTATAAGAAGGCCGAGGCCTCGTTCTGGACGGCTGAGGAAATTGACCTGGGTCAGGACCAGAAGGACTGGGATTCGCTCAACGACGGGGAGCGGCACTTCATCAGCCATGTGCTGGCCTTCTTCGCTGCCTCCGACGGCATCGTGAACGAGAACTTGGCCGTGAATTTTATGCAGGAGGTGCAGATGGCCGAGGCCCGCTGCTTCTACGGCTTCCAGGTGATGATGGAAAACATCCACTCGGAAACCTACTCCCTGCTGATTGACACCTACATCAAGGACGCCAAACAGAAAGACCACCTCTTCAACGCCCTGGAAACAGTACCGTGCGTGAAAAAGAAAGGCGAGTGGGCTATTAAATGGATCAACTCGGAGAACTTCACAGAGCGCCTGATTGCCTTTGCTGCCGTGGAAGGTATCTTCTTCTCGGGCTCGTTCTGCTCTATCTTCTGGCTGAAGAAGCGTGGCCTGATGCCGGGGCTGACTTTCTCTAACGAGCTGATTTCCCGCGACGAAGGACTGCACTGCGACTTCGCCTGCCTGCTCTACAAAGACCACCTGGTAAACAAGCTGCCCGAAGCCCGCGTGCACGAAATCATCCGCGACGCGGTGCAGATTGAGCAGGAGTTCGTGACCGACGCACTGCCCGTAAACCTGATTGGCATGAACGCCCAGCTCATGTCGCAGTACATTGAGTTTGTGGCTGACCGCCTGCTCGATGCCCTGGGCTACAGCAAGATCTACGGTGCTACCAACCCCTTCGACTTCATGGAGATGATTTCGCTGCAGGGCAAAACCAACTTCTTCGAGAAGCGTGTGGGTGAGTACCAGAAGGCCGGCGTCCTGAGCGAGCGGACATCGAACGCCTTTTCCCTGGACGAGGACTTTTAA
- the rplU gene encoding 50S ribosomal protein L21: MYAIVNIAGKQTKVEANKFVYAHRLAGNVGDTVELGKALLTDNEGTITIGAPELDVTVTGTILAHVKGDKVLVFKKKRRKGYKKLNGHRQQFTKVLINSIG; this comes from the coding sequence ATGTACGCAATTGTCAACATAGCTGGGAAGCAGACCAAGGTCGAAGCCAATAAATTTGTATACGCCCACCGTTTGGCTGGCAACGTCGGCGACACCGTGGAGCTGGGCAAGGCCCTGCTGACCGATAACGAAGGAACCATCACTATTGGCGCTCCTGAGCTGGACGTTACCGTAACCGGTACCATCCTGGCTCACGTGAAGGGCGACAAGGTTCTTGTATTCAAGAAGAAGCGCCGTAAGGGCTACAAGAAGCTGAACGGTCACCGTCAGCAGTTCACCAAAGTACTGATCAACAGCATCGGGTAA
- the rpmA gene encoding 50S ribosomal protein L27 has product MAHKKGVGSSNNGRESHSKRLGVKIFGGQGIIAGNIIVRQRGTKHHPGQNVGIGKDHTLFAMIDGTVEFRKGRKDRSFVSVVPVTEVAEAAVAE; this is encoded by the coding sequence ATGGCACACAAGAAAGGCGTAGGTAGCTCTAACAACGGTCGTGAATCGCATTCCAAGCGTCTCGGCGTGAAAATCTTCGGTGGTCAAGGCATCATCGCCGGCAACATCATCGTTCGTCAGCGTGGCACCAAGCACCACCCCGGCCAGAACGTGGGCATCGGCAAAGACCACACCCTGTTCGCTATGATTGACGGCACGGTAGAGTTCCGTAAGGGCCGCAAAGACCGTTCGTTCGTATCGGTAGTTCCCGTTACAGAAGTAGCTGAGGCAGCCGTAGCCGAGTAG
- a CDS encoding site-specific integrase, producing the protein MSKISFLLSAPGADKPTPIFCFLSFNGRRVKVYANRSIHPKQWDAKERRALTRGYPRNGAINDWLELLTKRLTTCYDTHAAAGTAPTAAELRALAETEEAEEPAPLADAPQKFWQQYDEWVAYTRAAGTVRTAQAHATAGRHLREFAEANGYAIDFDTLTPAMGDRWSAYLLNVARLTDNTINKHLGRLKAFMKWAGKRGYTESTALDRVSWARREPDVIALSAAELAALESLPLPAGSRLEKGRAWFLLACYTGLRYSDLVSIRPQHLRPATEKLPAHLRLTAKKTRAVVNVPLSAAALAIVNRLLAGELDTLKNQPITNPVLNRFLKELGQLAGIDSPVEVIRYRGGVADVTTCPKYEKLTVHTARRTFVTLNLGKGMSAEFVMKLTGHTSYKSFQRYVNLTPQRVAEEFARFHEMPALKTSPNE; encoded by the coding sequence ATGTCTAAAATATCGTTCCTGCTCTCTGCTCCCGGTGCAGACAAACCTACCCCTATCTTCTGCTTCCTCAGCTTCAATGGGCGACGTGTGAAGGTATACGCCAACCGCTCTATTCACCCCAAACAGTGGGACGCGAAGGAACGCCGCGCCCTGACTAGAGGCTACCCACGCAACGGCGCAATAAACGATTGGCTGGAACTGCTGACGAAGCGGCTTACTACCTGCTACGATACCCACGCCGCCGCTGGCACCGCACCCACGGCGGCCGAGTTGCGGGCACTTGCCGAAACTGAGGAAGCAGAAGAACCCGCGCCGCTAGCTGATGCACCTCAGAAGTTCTGGCAGCAGTACGACGAATGGGTAGCCTACACTCGCGCCGCTGGCACCGTGCGTACAGCACAAGCTCACGCCACGGCGGGCCGCCACCTTCGGGAGTTTGCCGAGGCCAACGGCTACGCTATTGACTTTGATACCCTCACCCCAGCAATGGGTGACCGTTGGTCTGCTTACCTGCTGAACGTGGCCCGCCTGACTGATAACACCATCAACAAGCATCTAGGGCGGCTCAAAGCCTTTATGAAGTGGGCCGGTAAGCGGGGCTATACCGAAAGCACCGCACTTGACCGGGTAAGTTGGGCACGTAGGGAGCCAGACGTAATAGCCCTGAGTGCCGCCGAGCTGGCTGCTTTGGAATCCTTACCGCTGCCTGCTGGCTCCCGGCTGGAAAAGGGCCGTGCTTGGTTTCTGCTGGCCTGCTACACTGGCCTGCGGTATTCCGACCTAGTGAGCATCCGGCCCCAGCACCTACGGCCCGCCACCGAGAAGCTGCCGGCTCATCTGCGCCTGACTGCCAAGAAAACCCGCGCCGTGGTGAACGTGCCCCTGAGCGCCGCCGCCCTGGCAATCGTAAACCGGCTGCTGGCAGGCGAACTAGATACGCTGAAAAATCAGCCTATCACCAACCCGGTACTGAACCGCTTTCTGAAAGAGTTGGGCCAACTGGCCGGGATTGATTCGCCGGTAGAGGTTATCCGCTACCGGGGAGGGGTGGCGGATGTGACGACGTGCCCTAAGTATGAGAAGCTGACGGTACACACGGCCCGCCGTACGTTCGTAACCCTAAACTTGGGCAAGGGTATGAGTGCCGAGTTCGTAATGAAGCTGACCGGCCACACGTCGTACAAATCATTCCAGCGGTACGTGAACCTCACGCCTCAGCGAGTGGCTGAGGAGTTTGCCCGATTCCACGAAATGCCAGCTTTGAAAACGTCTCCCAATGAGTGA
- a CDS encoding helix-turn-helix domain-containing protein: MQTVITAGITPAELVELFRPMLRFELGQLLAESAAPAPEVEELLTVREAAKLLDVCQQTVHDWKRRGMLPYHKMGGRTYLKRADLLNALQSHQRTVKPSRKSA, encoded by the coding sequence ATGCAAACTGTGATTACGGCCGGTATCACCCCGGCAGAATTAGTAGAGCTATTCCGCCCGATGTTGCGGTTTGAGCTGGGTCAGCTTCTGGCAGAATCTGCGGCCCCAGCCCCCGAGGTCGAAGAATTGCTTACGGTACGCGAAGCTGCAAAGCTGCTCGACGTGTGCCAGCAAACGGTACACGATTGGAAGCGTCGTGGGATGCTGCCGTACCACAAGATGGGCGGGCGCACCTACCTGAAACGCGCCGACCTGCTGAACGCGCTGCAAAGCCACCAGCGCACGGTGAAGCCTAGCCGCAAGTCTGCGTAA
- a CDS encoding HNH endonuclease — protein sequence MYLLPNVPSITHKGRTFYQIDEAKSYYVSSCGAVYSSLKERCLAVADNGIGYQQVFLKLDNGLDKWRKLHRLVAGRFIPNPENKPDANHLDGNKKNNDVSNLEWVTKSENTRHAYATGLMKAKKGPAHHHYGKSFSAETKAKMSAQKQGENHPKFTGWYVTPLDTFPSARAAAEAMGTYAKQIDRWCKSGKKRAEGYDFIPATSEGQQSALAA from the coding sequence ATGTACCTACTTCCCAATGTTCCCAGCATTACCCACAAGGGCCGCACCTTCTACCAAATAGACGAGGCCAAAAGCTACTACGTCAGCTCCTGCGGGGCCGTGTATTCCTCGCTCAAAGAACGCTGCCTAGCCGTTGCAGATAATGGCATTGGGTATCAGCAAGTCTTTTTAAAGCTGGATAATGGCCTAGATAAGTGGCGAAAACTGCACCGCTTGGTTGCTGGCCGGTTCATTCCCAACCCAGAGAACAAGCCTGACGCGAACCACTTGGACGGCAACAAGAAAAACAACGACGTGAGTAATCTGGAATGGGTGACCAAGAGCGAGAACACCCGCCATGCTTACGCCACCGGCCTGATGAAAGCAAAGAAAGGCCCAGCCCACCACCATTACGGCAAGTCATTCAGCGCAGAAACCAAAGCCAAGATGTCAGCCCAAAAGCAGGGAGAGAATCACCCCAAGTTCACCGGCTGGTATGTAACGCCGCTTGATACCTTCCCATCCGCCCGCGCAGCGGCCGAAGCAATGGGTACCTACGCAAAGCAGATTGACCGCTGGTGCAAAAGCGGGAAGAAGCGGGCCGAGGGTTATGACTTTATTCCAGCCACCTCAGAGGGCCAACAGTCAGCCCTAGCCGCCTAA